One Oryza glaberrima chromosome 10, OglaRS2, whole genome shotgun sequence DNA segment encodes these proteins:
- the LOC127753341 gene encoding xyloglucan galactosyltransferase KATAMARI1 homolog produces MKRHNAAEVPVPVSYGGERDEKTGSKVDKMGGGAARRWRSGGCCSRLWLVLVVFATVTMLLRHRYDSGLGHGAAAVVRIEPVHRKVKPADRGGARPSFSDSGSAKPVTVDHKSATTDSSTGTESDGGGEPSSASSSLPAAAHPFSRALAAAGDKGDRCGGRYVYVQELPPRFNTDMVKNCVALFPWKDMCKFTANGGFGPPMSAGGGVFQETGWYNSDKYTVDIIFHERMRRYECLTGDPSLAAAVYVPFFAGLEVWRHLWGFNATARDAMALEVVDIITSRPEWRAMGGRDHFFTAGLITWDFRRLADGDAGWGSKLFSLPAIKNMTALVVEASPWHLNDAAIPFPTAFHPASDEAVFVWQDKVRRLERPWLFSFAGAARPGSAKSIRSELITQCRASSACSLMECRDGPSNKCGSAASYMRLFQSSTFCLQPQGDSYTRKSAFDAMLAGCIPVFFHPGTAYVQYTWHLPRNHADYSVYISEDDVRRNASIEERLRRISPAAVERMRETVISLIPAVVYAQPSSRLDTMKDAFDVAVDAIVDKVTRLRRDIVDGRGEEEKLEMYSWKYPLLREGQKVEDPHEWDSLFAFA; encoded by the coding sequence ATGAAGCGGCACAACGCGGCGGaggtgccggtgccggtgagctacggcggcgagcgggatgaGAAGACCGGAAGCAAGGTGGATAAGATGGGTGGTGGAGCGGctaggcggtggcggagcggcggctgctgctcccgCCTCTGGCTCGTGCTCGTCGTGTTCGCCACCGTCACGATGCTGCTGCGCCACCGCTACGACTCCGGCCtcggccatggcgccgccgccgtggtgcgcATCGAGCCGGTGCACCGGAAGGTGAAGCCAGCCGATCGCGGCGGCGCCAGGCCGTCGTTCTCCGACTCCGGCAGCGCGAAGCCGGTCACCGTCGACCACAAGTCGGCGACGACCGATTCTTCTACCGGAACGGAGTCTGACGGTGGAGGCGAGCCATCGTCGGCGTCATCttcgctgccggcggcggcgcacccgttctcgcgcgcgctcgcggcggcgggcgacaaGGGCGACCGGTGCGGCGGGCGGTACGTGTACGTGCAGGAGCTGCCTCCGCGGTTCAACACCGACATGGTCAAGAACTGCGTGGCTCTGTTCCCGTGGAAAGACATGTGCAAGTTCACGGCGAACGGCGGCTTCGGCCCGCCGatgagcgccggcggcggcgtgttccAGGAGACCGGGTGGTACAACTCCGACAAGTACACGGTGGACATCATCTTCCACGAGCGGATGAGGCGGTACGAGTGCCTCACCGGCGACCCCtccctggccgccgccgtgtaCGTGCCGTTCTTCGCCGGCCTCGAGGTGTGGCGCCACCTCTGGGGGTTCAACGCCACCGCGCGGGACGCCATGGCGCTGGAGGTGGTGGACATCATCACGTCGCGGCCCGAGTGGCGCGCCATGGGAGGCCGCGACCActtcttcaccgccggcctcaTCACGTGGGACTTCCGGAGgctggccgacggcgacgccggctgGGGGAGCAAGCTATTCAGCCTTCCGGCGATCAAGAACATGACGGCGCTCGTGGTGGAGGCGAGCCCGTGGCACCTCAACGACGCCGCCATCCCGTTCCCGACGGCGTTCCACCCGGCGAGCGACGAGGCCGTGTTCGTCTGGCAGGACAAGGTCCGCCGCCTCGAGCGCCCATGGCTCTTCTccttcgccggcgcggcgcgcccgGGCAGCGCCAAGTCGATCCGTTCCGAGCTCATCACGCAGTGCAGGGCGTCGAGCGCGTGCTCACTCATGGAGTGCCGCGACGGGCCGAGCAACAAGTGCGGCTCGGCGGCGAGCTACATGAGACTCTTCCAGAGCTCCACCTTCTGCCTCCAGCCGCAGGGCGACTCGTACACGCGCAAGTCGGCGTTCGACGCCATGCTCGCCGGCTGCATCCCGGTGTTCTTCCACCCCGGCACGGCGTACGTCCAGTACACCTGGCACCTGCCCAGGAACCACGCCGACTACTCCGTCTACATCTCCGAGGACGACGTGCGCCGCAACGCCAGCATCGaggagcggctgcggcggatctcgccggccgccgtggagCGGATGAGGGAGACGGTCATCTCGCTCATCCCGGCGGTGGTGTACGCGCAGCCGTCGTCGAGGCTGGACACGATGAAGGACGCGTTCGACGTGGCGGTGGACGCCATCGTTGACAAGGTGACGAGGCTGCGGCGCGACATcgtcgacggccgcggcgaggaggagaagctggAGATGTACAGCTGGAAGTATCCATTGCTGCGAGAAGGGCAGAAGGTCGAGGACCCCCATGAGTGGGATTCATTGTTCGCGTTCGCCTAG